The Thunnus thynnus chromosome 2, fThuThy2.1, whole genome shotgun sequence genome includes a region encoding these proteins:
- the vamp8 gene encoding vesicle-associated membrane protein 8, whose amino-acid sequence MDADPERGGVGVAPEPQDKVQTLRDQVDGVKNIMTQNVDRILARGERLDDLMGKSEDLQAGAQHFKQTSQKVARSYWWKNVKLIVIIVVVVLIIVLIIILLATGVIPTSAPVPPIVTPTHNP is encoded by the exons ATGGACGCTGATCCG GAGCGGGGAGGAGTGGGAGTAGCGCCTGAGCCACAAGACAAGGTTCAGACCTTGAGGGATCAGGTAGATGGAGTCAAAAACATCATGACGCAGAACGTGGACCGGATCCTGGCCCGGGGAGAGAGGCTGGACGACCTCATGGGCAAGTCAGAGGACCTGCAAGCAGGG GCTCAGCACTTTAAGCAGACGTCTCAGAAAGTTGCTCGCTCCTACTGGTGGAAGAATGTCAAGCTGATCGTGATCATCGTGGTGGTCGTCCTCATCATCgtcctcatcatcatcctgtTGGCCACCGGAGTCATCCCCACCAGCGCCCCTGTGCCTCCTATAGTCACTCCCACCCACaacccataa
- the vamp5 gene encoding vesicle-associated membrane protein 5, whose amino-acid sequence MENGKSRLQQAQEDVEEVKVIMLDNLNKADERSTKLGELEDRADELLAKSKAFEKTANQVKQKKRWENKRMKVFIAIFVAVVILIILIVSIYLSVG is encoded by the exons ATG GAGAATGGGAAGAGCCGCCTGCAGCAGGCCCAGGAGGAtgtggaggaggtgaaggtCATTATGCTGGACAACCTGAACAAGGCTGATGAGAGATCTACTAAACTGGGTGAACTGGAGGACAGGGCTGATGAGCTGCTGGCAAAG AGTAAAGCCTTTGAAAAGACAGCCAACCAAGTGAAGCAAAAGAAAAGATGGGAGAACAAGAGGATGAAAGTGTTTATTGCCATCTTTGTAGCGGTTGTGATACTCATCATTCTCATAGTTTCGATCTATCTCAGTGTTGGATAG
- the ncaph gene encoding condensin complex subunit 2 produces the protein MSAASTPVSRVRQGWTSSSLKNKGLSPAACSTPLLAAFPGNDDEQERRQRRRSRVIDLQAATDSSFNDSASHSAVGTPAAVPKLSNAQISEHYSTCIKLSTENKITTKNAFGLHLIDYMADILKQKDSELTNFKVAAGTLDASTKIYAVRVDAVHADAYRVLGGLGAETKPGEDHGPNAEERDDEGGEVTAKQPKKKRPPKRTVEQNLSNINSAESERKCEVDPMFQRMASSFDESSTAGVFLSVLFSENSRCELLFPSCMTLLQSTPSYSPPPPQGVPASPFMAGLQRSQEKSSICPSLEDFSFTSWNPEQTMNQLLEKMKHGEHVFDVNAEPEPEPEEDDCPDFDADYEEGLGDCDEGNKEHKDGCEASGSGKGRDVIPIGGGDITTMCLQLSSQPREYSYFSPRTMATWAGPGYWQFKPKHKLDHLPDKETRKRKPKKTFEIDFNDDVNFDTYFRTTRAATTNTKSALSASNKKTTLPADFQFPPETLSQLSLKPSSSLCQEGQKRLSGELGEGIGDYDYNNANDTANFCPGLEGGDSDDDVEGFAGSDDTQPSGDSIAPPSQDLEGISTYGEEDLVPEPHRVNKIEINYAKTAKKMDMKRLKTSMWTLLTESPEKPPKEVETVETPEVSGEKVFSQTTKTLLQRLPNTMAQNLSVPLAFVALLHLANEKNLELVRVDDMSDIIIKQGH, from the exons ATGAGTGCAGCCTCCACACCGGTCTCCCGGGTGCGTCAAGGATGGACGTCGTCTTCCTTGAAGAACAAGGGTCTGTCCCCCGCAGCCTGCAGCACCCCGCTGCTAGCAGCCTTCCCTGGCAACGATGACGAGCAGGAGCGGCGTCAGCGCCGGCGGTCAAGAGTCATTGACCTTCAAGCTGCCACGGACTCCTCTTTCAATGACTCTGCATCTCATAG CGCTGTGGGGACTCCCGCTGCTGTGCCCAAGTTGTCAAATGCACAGATCTCAGAGCATTACTCCACCTGCATCAAGCTCTCCACTGAGAAT AAAATTACCACAAAAAACGCCTTTGGTCTGCATCTGATTGATTACATGGCTGATATTCTCAAACAGAAGGATTCTGAGCTCACAAACTTCAAG GTAGCGGCTGGCACTTTGGATGCCAGTACAAAGATCTATGCTGTGAGGGTGGATGCTGTCCATGCTGATGCCTACAGGGTGCTGGGTGGTCTGGGAGCCGAGACCAAGCCTGGAGAGG aCCATGGTCCGAACGCAGAGGAGCGAGATGATGAAGGAGGTGAGGTGACTGCCAAACAGCCAAAGAAGAAGAGGCCTCCGAAGAGGACGGTGGAGCAGAACCTGAGTAACATCAACAGCGCCGAGTCTGAGAGGAAGTGTGAG GTGGACCCGATGTTCCAGCGGATGGCCTCGTCCTTTGATGAGAGCAGCACAGCCGGCGTTTTCCTGTCGGTTCTGTTCAGTGAGAACAGTCGCTGCGAGCTGCTGTTTCCCTCCTGCATGACCCTCCTGCAGTCCACACCCTCCtactctcctccacctccacagGGAGTCCCTGCGTCCCCGTTCATGG CCGGACTGCAGCGTTCCCAGGAGAAAAGCTCCATCTGTCCCTCACTGGAGGACTTCTCCTTCACCAGCTGGAACCCTGAGCAG ACCATGAATCAACTGTTGGAGAAGATGAAGCATGGCGAACACGTGTTTGACGTTAATGCTGAGCCGGAGCCTGAACCCGAGGAAGACGACTGCCCTGACTTTGACGCCGACTACGAGGAGGGACTAGGTGACTGTGACGAGGGAAACAAGGAGCACAAGGACGGTTGTGAGGCCTCTGGCTCCGGAAAAGGAAG GGACGTCATTCCCATCGGAGGGGGAGATATCACCACTATGTGTCTGCAGCTGTCCTCTCAGCCCAGAGAATATTCCTACTTCAGCCCCCGGACGATGGCCACATGGGCCGGACCTGGATACTGGCAGTTCAAGCCAAAGCACAAGT TGGATCATTTGCCTGACAAGGAGACACGTAAGAGGAAGCCCAAGAAGACCTTTGAAATAGACTTCAATGACGACGTCAACTTTGACACCTACTTCCGCACCACAAGA GCCGCCACCACCAACACCAAGTCTGCCCTCAGTGCCAGCAACAAGAAAACAACTTTACCAGCAGATTTCCAGTTTCCTCCAGAGACGCTGTCACAGCTCAGCCTTAAACCCTCCAGCTCG TTATGTCAAGAAGGGCAGAAGCGTCTGTCCGGAGAGCTCGGGGAAGGCATCGGAGACTACGACTACAACAACGCCAACGACACGGCCAACTTCTGTCCAGGTCTTGAG ggaggtgacagtgatgatgatgttgaaggGTTTGCCGGTTCAGACGACACACAGCCTTCAGGTGACAGTATAGCTCCGCCCTCACAAGACTTAGAGGGCATCTCCACCTATGGGGAGGAAGATCTGGTACCTGAACCACACAGG GTCAACAAGATTGAGATCAACTATGCCAAGACAGCCAAGAAAATGGACATGAAGAGACTGAAGACCAGCATGTGGACTCTTCTGACTGAAAGCCCAGAAAAACCACCGAAG GAGGTGGAGACTGTGGAGACACCAGAGGTGAGCGGGGAGAAAGTCTTCAGTCAGACGACAAAGACGCTTCTTCAAAG ACTACCCAACACAATGGCTCAGAACCTGTCGGTGCCGCTGGCGTTTGTTGCTCTGCTTCATCTTGCCAATGAGAAG aATTTGGAGCTGGTGAGGGTTGATGACATGTCAGACATCATCATCAAGCAAGGACACTGA